CGGACGCTGCCGCAACTCAATATTATGTCCCTGGGCTTTGGCCTGAATTGCCTGATTACGCTGGGAGCGTTGATTCTCAGTTTTGGAACCATTAGCACCTTGTTTGAAGAGAGTTTGCCGGAAACCATCCAGCGCACTGTTGAGGCGCTGGAGAGTAATTAAGCAATTATGAATGAAAAATTAAGAATTGCAGATTTGAGATTTGAAATTTGAGATTGCACCCTCCCCAGCACCACAGCACCCCCGCTCCACAGCACAATAGTCCTGTCCGGCGGACGGGGACCTACTACCCCCTAACCCCTTCCCATGGCTGACGGTGAAAAGTCCCAGGATCCGACACCCCATCGCCGCGAGCAAGCGCGCGAGGAGGGGCAGGTCGTCCACAGCCAGGACCTGGCCGCGGCGGTGCTCTTACTTATCGCGCTGGTTGTCTTACTCAATCTTGGTTCGTGGATCGTCCAATTTTTCCTGGGTCTGGGAGAAGAACATTGGGGAGGTTCGGCCTGGATCGCGCTGGACCCCGATACTTTTGTCAATCATTGGTGGCAGGTATTGGCCGGATTAGCGCGGGCGCTGGTCCCTCTTTTGGGCATTTTATTTTTGGCCGGAATCCTTGTTCATTTATTTCAGGTGGGAATTCTCTTTCTGCCGGATAAGCTGCTGCCGGACTTTAGCCGGATCAATCCGCTGGAGGGATTTGGGCGGTTGTTTTCCTGGCAAAGCGTGGTCACGGTCGCGCTGGGGCTATTTAAAATTGGCGTGGTGGGGACGGTGGCGTATGTGACGTTTCGCAGCCAAGAGACCGCCATGCTGAATCTGGCGGGGCGCGATATCCCCGAAATCGCGTTGTTCTTGGTGGAGACGGTGCTTTGGACCTGTATCAAGGTGACCGCCGCGCTCGTGATCTTGGCGATGTTGGACTATTTTTATCAGTATTGGCGGCACGAGCAAAACTTAAAAATGTCTCCCGATGAAATTCGCGAGGAGATGAAAAACCAGCAGGGGGATCCGCAAACGATTGCCCGGCGGCGGCAAATTCAACGGCAGTTGGCGGCTAGTCGGCTGAAGTCCGCCGTGCCCAAGGCGGACGTGGTTATCACCAACCCCACCGAGTTGGCGATTGCCATTCAGTACGATGCGACCACCATGCATGCGCCTATCGTCGTCGCCAAAGGGGCCGGCGTGGTCGCACAGCGTATTCGCAAACTGGCCCTAGAGCATGGCATCCCGGTGATAGAGAAAAAACCGCTCGCCCAGGCGTTGTTTAAGGAAGTCGACCTGAACCATCCGATCCCGGACAAGATGTACGCGGCGGTGGCCGAAATCCTCGCTTATGTGTATCAATTGAAAGGGAAGAACATGCCGGAGAAATAAGTTGGCGGCAAAGAGTTGCGGCAATTTATGTTAACCACAAAAATAGCAGGCAAGGCAAAAATCAATTTGTTATAACCGTTAATAAACCATATTCCTTTTTTGTACTTCTTGCTATTCTTGCGGCTCCACTTTCTTTCTTGCGGCGATACTATGTTTACAATTCTTCCCGCCACGCCCGTGGATGTGTCGGTGCTTTTGACGCTGATTCGGGAATTGGCCCAATACGAGCAACTCGCCCACACCGTCACGGCGACCGAGAAGGACCTGCGGGCGGCGCTCTTTGGCCCGGATCCCGTGGCGGCGGCACTGGTCGCTCGATTATCCCCTGGCAATTCCCCCATGACCGATCAGACCATGGCGGACTCTCCCGCCAGCCCGCCACCGGACTCTCCATTGGCGGTGGCGACCAACCCGGATGCCATTGTGGCGGGGTTTGCCTTGTATTATCGGTCGTTTTCCACCTTTGTGGGGAGGGCGGGAATCTACCTAGAGGATATTTACGTCCGCCCCGTGTTTCGGCGGCATGGGCTGGGGAAGCAGCTTTTTACCAGGGTCGCCCAAATCGCTGTCACCCAGCAGGCTGGCCGGATGGAATGGGCGGTGCTGAATTGGAACCAGCCCGCCCGGGCGTTCTATGAATCGCTGGGGGCAGTGCCAATGAAAGAGTGGACCACGATGCGACTGAGCGGGGAGGAGTTGCGCAGGGTGGGGGGGAGCGAATAAAGCTTGTAAATAAACAATGAAATTCATTTTTCGCAGTATGAGGATTATGGCTTTATTAACTGCGGACCAAAGGCCCGACCCATCCCAGCCTAGGGCAAGCGCAGCGTCGTCCTAGGATTAGATGAGAATCAAAATTGACTGGGCCAACGGTCCGATTCATTTGCGGAGATTGGCATCGACTAGGGAAAACCTAGTCAACGTCCAATAGTCCCATTCCTAACACTCGCTCGCATACCCAAACTTTTTCATCCACTCGCCCCAGGCGGTGGTGATTTTTTCCCGCAGTTCCGGGCTGGTTTGCAGTTGATTGGTTTTATAATCTTTTTGGGTTTCCAGGTACGCCGCCACCGCCGGACGGACCGCCGCAAAGTCCCCCAACTGTAATTCGCGATACAGCGTCTCCAGAGTCGCCAACGGATTTGCCACTAGGTCCTCGTACTTTACCTCGTAGAACTGCGCCGCCGGCACGAGCGTCCGATCCGCGTCAAACGCGGCGTACATCCGTGTAAAATTTGCCAGGATCGACTCTTCCAACCCTTCGTTTCTGGCAATTTGCAATCCTTGAATCCCCGCGAGCGACTTCCACAATCGGACCGTGGAGGGAAACACGGCCAGCGGATCACGGACAATATGGATAAACTTGGCCCGCGGAAATAATTCCAAGAGGGTCCGCATCCGCGCGGTATGCGGTGGAGATTTGAGCACCAGCGGTTTGCGCTGTTTTGTCGCCACCCGGCGTAAAAACCAGACCAGGCCCCCCTTCCAGCCAGCGAGTTGCGCTGGCGTTAACCCCCGCAGATCCAAAAAATCCTCTGCATAGCTCGGTTCGTTGGGAAACGCCATTTGAATATAGGGTGATCCCACGCCCAAGTTGCACAGGGCAAATTCGTCTTCCTGCGGATGGTCCCAACCCGCCGCCATGTTGTCCATCGGACGTTTCTTGGGCAAAAAGATTTTTAGTAGGGGCGTGGCCCATTCCGTCAGTAAAAAATGCGCTGGGGCAAAACACTCATACGTGGTGGGATAGCCAAACCGTTTGTCCTGAACCAATAACTCGTGCAGATGCGTCGTGCCGCTGCGCCAATGACCCAGGATAAAGATTGGCTCATGCGCGTGGGGATCGGCGGCGCCATCGGCAAAGACGCGCGGCCAAATCAGCCCCAACAACCACTGCATCCCTCCCAACAGCGAATTGATCGCGGCCAAAATGGTGATCGCCACCGCCATGGGCCAGCGCTGCCAATGAATCCGCAACCCATGCCGAAAAATCAATCGCAGCCACACGCCCAGGGTCATCCCATGCCAAAAGCGCGGACACCACAGGGGATAGGGATGAAAGGCGGGTTCGGGGTTGGCAGGGGGCAAAGAGGTTCCCTTTGCGCCCGCGCGGGAATCGGAGCGGGATGAGTGTGGCCCGCCCCCGGCCGTCGCGGTGGAGGGGGGACTGGGATTTGCGGGGACCGGGGAAGTGGCAAGATCGGACATAAGCAAATGTCTAGAAGCGTTTCGGAAGGCAAGCAGACTCCAATTCAACCGCCGATATGCTGCATCGTAATCCTTGGCCTGATTTGGGAATAGCGCAAAATCCCCCCTCGTTGGCAACCCTTTTTTCATCTCCACCTCGTGGTTGTTTTTTGATCCAATTGTCCAAAATAACCCACCTGCGGATGATTCAGGGGGCATTTTTAGGCGAAAAAAGCCAAATTTTAACCCAAAAACGTAATTTCTTGCTTTCTCGCGGCTGACCAATTACCATAAAGAGACGTCGCATTGGCCATTCGGCCCCAGCGGAATGATTGGCGGACGTGACGCTTTTCTTATCAAGGAACAGGCATCGGCTAACCGCGCTTTGCGGTTGACCAGTTGCGCTGATTAACTGGTTGCATTTTGGGAGACTCCGGATATGAGCTTGACCATGCGCGGGTTGCTCGTGGTGTGTGGGTTGTGGGTATTTGGTCTGTCGCCGGCGTTGTCTTATGGCCAAATGCCCGGCATGCCCGCCAGTCCTGAAGGCCTGGGGGGGCCTAGCCTTACCGGGGCCGGTGTCGTCGTTGATGCCGATGGCGTGTTGCGGATGCAACAAAACCCGGACAAGACCGGCACGCTGACGCGTCAGCGGATGCAAGCCGCCAAGGCCGCGCTTGATCCCAAAGTGGCCAAGAAATCTCCCCTGCGCAAGATTTCACTGAATCGACTAGAGGCCGCCCTCAAAGCTCGCTTGGACAATGGCCAAAAGCCGACCGAGGACATGCAGTTCCTGGCCGGTCTAACGCGCGTCCAATATGTGTTCTTTATTCCCGAAACCAACGATGTCATCCTGGCCGGTCCCGCCGAAGGCTATGTTACTAATCTGGTTGGCCGCACCCAGGGGCTGGAATCTGGCCGCCCCGTGCTGCAGTTGGAAGACCTGGTCGTGGCCCTGCGGGCGTTTTTTAACGATCATAACAATCCCGCGCCGCTGATTGGTTGCTCCATCGACCCCACCAAAGAAGGTCTGGCCAATATGCAGGCGTTCTTGCGAAATATGGGCTCCCGCGCGACCCCAAACCAAACGCAATTCATCACGAATGGCCTCAAGGAAAGCTTGGGTCTGCAAGTGGTCAAACTGGTCGGCATTCCCGCTAAGTCGCATTTTGCCCAAGTGTTGGTCGAGGCGGACTATCGCATGAAACTTCTGGGCATCGGCCTGGAACCGATCCCAGTCAAGGGGATGCAAAGCTACGCCGCCCGGGCAAATCCGGCCGCTATTTCCAAGAACGCCCTGGCCCGCTGGTACTTTGTGCCCGATTATCAATGTGTCAAAGTGGCCGAGGACGATTTGGCGATGGAGTTGGTGGGGGACGGTGTTAAGTTGGTGGGAGCGGATGAGTTGGTACAGGCGGATGGCACGCGGGCCAAATCTGCCGCGGTCGATCTGGCCAGCAAAGGTTTTACCACGGACTTTACCAAGAATTACGCCAAGATCGCCAATCAAATCAGTGTTTATTGGCAGATGCGGAACTTGATCGATCTGACGGTGGCGGTGGCCTTTATTAAGGATCGCGGCTATGCTGAAAAGGCTGGCTGGAATATGAGCACCTTCCTCAGCGAAAAAGATTACTCCGTCGAGACCCAAAATGTTCCCGCCCAAGTTGAAACCGCGGTGGCGGCGTTTTGGAAAGGGAACCGCCTGGTCACGCCAATCGGCGGCGGGGTGCACATTGAACCAGCCGAGGCGATCAAAAGCGCCAACATGCAAAACGACAAGGACGGGACCGTCGCCAAAGCGCGGGAATCCATTAATGTCAAAGATCTCCCCGCTGATCAGTGGTGGTGGGACTAAATTTTAGGGGTGAGAGCTTTCTCTGTGAGTTTAACCGCGGGGCGGGCCTAGGCCCGCCCCGTTTTTCTTTTATACCTTTTTTTGTTCTGTATCCTTTGGCACGCTTGTCGCTCATCCTGGCCGGGGTGTTGGTGGTGCTGGTGCCTCTTGTCCCCTTTCTTTTGTGGGATGACGCGCTTACCGCTTGGTGGCAAAACATGGCCAATAGGCCCGTGGGAGACGGATATTTTGCCGGCGCGGCGTTTTTAGCCCTGGCCGCCGATA
The Pirellulales bacterium DNA segment above includes these coding regions:
- a CDS encoding DUF1598 domain-containing protein gives rise to the protein MSLTMRGLLVVCGLWVFGLSPALSYGQMPGMPASPEGLGGPSLTGAGVVVDADGVLRMQQNPDKTGTLTRQRMQAAKAALDPKVAKKSPLRKISLNRLEAALKARLDNGQKPTEDMQFLAGLTRVQYVFFIPETNDVILAGPAEGYVTNLVGRTQGLESGRPVLQLEDLVVALRAFFNDHNNPAPLIGCSIDPTKEGLANMQAFLRNMGSRATPNQTQFITNGLKESLGLQVVKLVGIPAKSHFAQVLVEADYRMKLLGIGLEPIPVKGMQSYAARANPAAISKNALARWYFVPDYQCVKVAEDDLAMELVGDGVKLVGADELVQADGTRAKSAAVDLASKGFTTDFTKNYAKIANQISVYWQMRNLIDLTVAVAFIKDRGYAEKAGWNMSTFLSEKDYSVETQNVPAQVETAVAAFWKGNRLVTPIGGGVHIEPAEAIKSANMQNDKDGTVAKARESINVKDLPADQWWWD
- a CDS encoding sulfotransferase, with the protein product MSDLATSPVPANPSPPSTATAGGGPHSSRSDSRAGAKGTSLPPANPEPAFHPYPLWCPRFWHGMTLGVWLRLIFRHGLRIHWQRWPMAVAITILAAINSLLGGMQWLLGLIWPRVFADGAADPHAHEPIFILGHWRSGTTHLHELLVQDKRFGYPTTYECFAPAHFLLTEWATPLLKIFLPKKRPMDNMAAGWDHPQEDEFALCNLGVGSPYIQMAFPNEPSYAEDFLDLRGLTPAQLAGWKGGLVWFLRRVATKQRKPLVLKSPPHTARMRTLLELFPRAKFIHIVRDPLAVFPSTVRLWKSLAGIQGLQIARNEGLEESILANFTRMYAAFDADRTLVPAAQFYEVKYEDLVANPLATLETLYRELQLGDFAAVRPAVAAYLETQKDYKTNQLQTSPELREKITTAWGEWMKKFGYASEC
- a CDS encoding GNAT family N-acetyltransferase → MFTILPATPVDVSVLLTLIRELAQYEQLAHTVTATEKDLRAALFGPDPVAAALVARLSPGNSPMTDQTMADSPASPPPDSPLAVATNPDAIVAGFALYYRSFSTFVGRAGIYLEDIYVRPVFRRHGLGKQLFTRVAQIAVTQQAGRMEWAVLNWNQPARAFYESLGAVPMKEWTTMRLSGEELRRVGGSE
- the flhB gene encoding flagellar biosynthesis protein FlhB — encoded protein: MADGEKSQDPTPHRREQAREEGQVVHSQDLAAAVLLLIALVVLLNLGSWIVQFFLGLGEEHWGGSAWIALDPDTFVNHWWQVLAGLARALVPLLGILFLAGILVHLFQVGILFLPDKLLPDFSRINPLEGFGRLFSWQSVVTVALGLFKIGVVGTVAYVTFRSQETAMLNLAGRDIPEIALFLVETVLWTCIKVTAALVILAMLDYFYQYWRHEQNLKMSPDEIREEMKNQQGDPQTIARRRQIQRQLAASRLKSAVPKADVVITNPTELAIAIQYDATTMHAPIVVAKGAGVVAQRIRKLALEHGIPVIEKKPLAQALFKEVDLNHPIPDKMYAAVAEILAYVYQLKGKNMPEK